Proteins from a genomic interval of Mycobacterium conspicuum:
- a CDS encoding DUF72 domain-containing protein — protein MTVRIGTSGWSYNHWADVLYPPGMPASRRLARYVEVFDTVELNASFYRWPKDSTFAGWREQLPDGFTMSVKAHRGLTHYRRLGTPEPWIERFERCWQLLGDRRGVLLVQLHPEQRRDDERLDSFLGSVPAFIRVAVELRHPSWNDPEVYAILARRRAAYVVMSGAGLACVPQATTDLVYVRMHGPDPDSMYAGSYPEQDLRHWAGLIDAWNNEGRDVWMYFNNDLGGHAVRNALRLRDLLG, from the coding sequence ATGACGGTACGGATCGGCACGTCGGGTTGGTCCTACAACCACTGGGCGGACGTGCTCTACCCGCCGGGGATGCCGGCATCGCGTCGCTTGGCACGCTACGTCGAGGTCTTCGACACCGTCGAGTTGAACGCGAGTTTCTATCGCTGGCCCAAGGATTCGACGTTTGCGGGATGGCGCGAGCAGCTGCCGGACGGGTTCACCATGTCGGTCAAGGCGCATCGCGGACTGACGCACTATCGGCGGCTGGGAACGCCCGAACCGTGGATCGAGCGCTTCGAGCGTTGTTGGCAGCTGCTGGGTGACCGCCGCGGCGTGTTGTTGGTTCAGCTGCATCCCGAGCAGCGCCGCGACGACGAACGCCTGGATTCCTTCCTCGGCAGCGTGCCGGCCTTCATCCGGGTGGCCGTCGAGCTGCGCCATCCGTCCTGGAACGACCCGGAGGTGTATGCGATTCTGGCGCGCCGACGCGCCGCATACGTGGTGATGAGCGGGGCCGGCCTGGCGTGTGTTCCGCAGGCCACCACGGACCTGGTGTACGTCAGGATGCATGGCCCCGACCCGGATTCGATGTATGCCGGCTCCTACCCCGAGCAGGACCTGCGGCACTGGGCCGGCCTGATCGATGCGTGGAACAACGAGGGCCGCGACGTGTGGATGTATTTCAACAACGACTTGGGCGGCCACGCGGTGCGCAACGCGCTGCGGTTACGGGATCTGTTGGGTTAG
- a CDS encoding HhH-GDP family DNA glycosylase — translation MDKPEQVVRRLLKTAGTTYATEAGIRLNDKPMPLFQLLVLCMLASKPIDAATAMRAARELFKAGLRTPKAVLASDRQTMIKAFGRAHYVRYDESSATRLTDIAQLVSDEYSGDLRELARGSQHDVKNAARKLKQFKGIGDTGADIFLREVQDVWTWVRPHFDDRAKAAAKQLGLPADAAKLGDLAPRGNARLAAALVRASLDDEVRQRVTN, via the coding sequence ATGGACAAGCCGGAACAAGTGGTGCGACGACTGCTCAAGACCGCCGGCACCACGTACGCCACAGAGGCCGGGATCCGGCTCAACGACAAGCCGATGCCGCTGTTCCAGTTGCTGGTGCTGTGCATGCTGGCCAGCAAGCCGATCGACGCCGCCACCGCCATGCGCGCCGCGCGTGAGTTGTTCAAGGCGGGACTGCGCACGCCGAAAGCCGTTCTCGCGTCCGATCGGCAGACCATGATCAAGGCGTTCGGGCGTGCACACTACGTGCGCTACGACGAAAGCTCGGCGACGCGGCTCACCGATATCGCGCAACTGGTCAGCGATGAGTACTCCGGTGACCTTCGCGAGCTCGCCCGCGGCAGCCAGCACGACGTAAAGAACGCTGCGCGGAAGTTGAAGCAGTTCAAGGGAATTGGCGACACCGGCGCCGACATATTTCTGCGTGAGGTGCAAGACGTCTGGACGTGGGTGCGGCCCCATTTCGACGACCGGGCCAAGGCGGCCGCCAAGCAGCTGGGCCTGCCCGCCGATGCGGCGAAGCTGGGAGACCTTGCGCCGCGCGGGAATGCGCGGTTGGCCGCGGCGCTGGTCCGGGCGTCACTCGACGACGAGGTACGCCAACGGGTGACCAACTAA
- a CDS encoding TfoX/Sxy family protein, whose amino-acid sequence MAYDEDLANRIRELLGRERGVEEKRMFGGLAFLIHGNMSVAARGKGGLLVRVPPDDTEKLLARAHVSPMVMAGRETRGWLRVDAEGIRTKRQLQGWVTRSVDYARGLPRK is encoded by the coding sequence GTGGCGTACGACGAAGATCTGGCCAACCGGATCCGCGAACTGCTTGGCCGCGAGCGCGGCGTCGAGGAGAAGCGCATGTTCGGCGGGCTGGCGTTTTTGATCCACGGCAACATGTCCGTGGCCGCCAGAGGCAAGGGCGGCCTGCTGGTGCGGGTGCCGCCCGACGACACCGAAAAGCTGCTGGCCCGAGCCCATGTCAGCCCGATGGTGATGGCCGGGCGCGAGACCCGCGGCTGGTTGCGGGTCGACGCCGAGGGCATCAGAACCAAACGTCAGCTGCAGGGTTGGGTCACTCGAAGCGTGGACTACGCGCGCGGCCTGCCCCGCAAATAG
- a CDS encoding nitroreductase family deazaflavin-dependent oxidoreductase: MSLKRELVHRVQRLVVNPIGRQLPVTMIETTGRKSGQPRRTAVGGRLVDNQFWMVSEHGDHSDYVRNIKANPAVRVRVGGKWRSGTAHLLPDDDPLQRLGNLPKLNSAVVRLMGSDLLSIRVDLD; the protein is encoded by the coding sequence GTGAGTCTGAAACGGGAACTCGTGCATCGCGTGCAGCGGCTGGTGGTCAACCCGATCGGCCGGCAATTGCCGGTCACCATGATCGAGACCACCGGCCGCAAAAGCGGGCAGCCACGGCGCACCGCGGTGGGCGGACGCCTGGTGGACAACCAGTTCTGGATGGTGTCCGAACACGGTGACCATTCGGATTACGTCCGCAACATCAAGGCCAATCCGGCCGTTCGGGTCCGCGTCGGCGGCAAGTGGCGCAGCGGCACCGCCCACCTGCTGCCCGACGATGACCCACTGCAGCGGCTCGGCAACCTCCCGAAGCTCAACAGCGCCGTCGTGCGCCTGATGGGGAGCGACCTGCTGAGCATTCGGGTGGACTTGGACTGA
- the lon gene encoding endopeptidase La, with translation MSEAKSVPVLFATDTVVLPGMVVPIALDDAARAAIDAAQASESGQLLIAPRLKDRYPTHGVIAKILQVGRMPGGGSAAVVRGERRAIIGAGASGPGTALWVEVTEVAGVEPTDEVKALASEYKKLLLAMLQRREAWQIVDYVNSLTDPSALADTSGYASYLTDVQKRQLLETVDVAERLRVLIDWTSSHLAEVEVNDKIAEDVREGMEKTQKEFLLRQQLAAIRKELGEGEPDGSDDYRARVEAAELPEKVREAALREVGKLERASDQSPESGWIRTWLDTVLDLPWNVRTEDSTDLGAAREILDADHHGLDDVKDRIVEYLAVRTRRAQRGLQVVGGRGSGAVMVLAGPPGVGKTSLGESVARALGRKFVRVALGGVRDEAEIRGHRRTYVGALPGRIVRAIGEAGSMNPVVLLDEIDKVGSDYRGDPSAALLEVLDPAQNHTFRDHYLDLDFDLSDVVFLATANVIENIPSALLDRMELVQIDGYTEDDKVAIARDYLLPRQRERAALNDDEVTVTDAALRKIAADYTREPGVRQFERLLAKALRKVTTKIADDPITIDEPHLVGYLGRPRFTPESAERTAVPGVATGLAVTGLGGDVLYIEAGATDGEPSLQLTGQLGDVMKESAQIALSYVRSHAEELGVDPKALDRRIHVHVPAGAIPKDGPSAGVTMVTALVSMATGRQVRSDVGMTGEVTLNGRVLPIGGVKQKLLAAQRAGLSTVFIPSRNEPDLDDVPAEVLEALTVKPMTDVAEIVAQALQPVADPATVAA, from the coding sequence ATGTCTGAAGCCAAATCAGTGCCGGTGCTGTTCGCGACCGACACCGTGGTGCTGCCGGGGATGGTCGTGCCGATCGCACTGGACGACGCTGCGCGGGCGGCGATCGACGCCGCGCAGGCCAGCGAATCGGGGCAGCTGCTGATCGCCCCGCGCCTGAAGGACCGGTATCCGACCCACGGCGTGATCGCGAAGATTCTTCAGGTCGGGCGCATGCCCGGCGGCGGCTCCGCGGCCGTCGTGCGCGGCGAGCGTCGGGCGATCATCGGGGCGGGGGCGAGCGGCCCCGGCACCGCGCTCTGGGTCGAGGTCACCGAGGTCGCCGGCGTCGAGCCCACCGACGAGGTCAAGGCCCTGGCGTCGGAGTACAAGAAGCTGCTGCTGGCCATGCTGCAACGGCGCGAGGCCTGGCAGATCGTCGACTACGTCAACAGCCTGACCGACCCGTCGGCGCTGGCGGACACGTCCGGGTATGCGTCCTACCTCACCGACGTGCAGAAGCGCCAATTGCTGGAGACCGTCGACGTCGCCGAGCGCCTCCGCGTGCTGATCGACTGGACCAGTTCGCATTTGGCCGAGGTCGAGGTCAACGACAAGATCGCCGAGGACGTGCGCGAGGGCATGGAGAAGACGCAGAAGGAGTTCCTGCTGCGCCAACAGCTCGCCGCCATCCGTAAGGAGCTCGGCGAGGGCGAGCCCGACGGATCCGACGATTACCGGGCCCGCGTGGAGGCCGCCGAGCTGCCCGAGAAGGTGCGCGAGGCCGCGCTGCGCGAGGTCGGCAAGCTGGAACGCGCCAGCGACCAAAGCCCGGAAAGCGGTTGGATCCGCACCTGGTTGGACACCGTGCTCGACCTGCCGTGGAATGTGCGCACCGAGGACTCGACCGACCTGGGCGCCGCCCGGGAGATCCTGGACGCCGACCACCACGGGCTGGACGACGTGAAGGACCGCATCGTCGAGTATTTGGCGGTGCGGACACGGCGCGCGCAGCGCGGACTGCAGGTCGTCGGCGGCCGCGGCTCGGGCGCGGTGATGGTGCTGGCCGGCCCGCCCGGCGTCGGCAAGACGTCGCTGGGCGAGAGCGTGGCGCGGGCGCTGGGCCGCAAGTTCGTGCGCGTCGCCCTGGGCGGGGTGCGCGACGAGGCCGAGATCCGTGGGCACCGGCGCACCTATGTGGGCGCGCTGCCCGGCCGCATCGTGCGTGCGATCGGCGAGGCGGGTTCGATGAATCCCGTTGTGCTGCTGGATGAAATCGACAAGGTCGGCTCCGACTATCGCGGTGACCCGAGCGCGGCGTTGCTCGAGGTGCTGGACCCGGCGCAGAATCACACGTTCCGCGACCACTACCTGGACCTGGATTTCGACTTGTCCGACGTGGTGTTCCTGGCCACCGCCAACGTGATCGAGAACATCCCCTCGGCGTTGCTGGACCGCATGGAGCTGGTGCAGATCGACGGCTACACCGAGGACGACAAGGTCGCCATCGCGCGCGACTATCTGCTGCCGAGGCAGCGGGAGCGGGCGGCGCTGAACGACGACGAGGTCACGGTGACCGACGCGGCGCTGCGCAAGATCGCCGCGGACTACACCCGCGAACCGGGCGTTCGTCAATTCGAGCGGCTGCTGGCCAAGGCGCTGCGCAAGGTCACCACCAAGATCGCCGACGATCCGATCACCATCGACGAGCCCCACCTGGTCGGTTACCTGGGCCGGCCGCGGTTCACCCCCGAGTCGGCAGAACGCACGGCGGTGCCCGGTGTGGCGACCGGCCTGGCCGTCACCGGCCTGGGCGGCGACGTGCTCTACATCGAGGCCGGGGCGACTGACGGTGAGCCGAGCCTGCAGCTGACCGGCCAATTGGGTGACGTGATGAAGGAATCGGCGCAGATCGCGCTGTCCTACGTGCGCTCGCACGCCGAGGAGCTCGGCGTGGACCCGAAGGCGCTGGACCGGCGCATCCACGTGCACGTGCCCGCGGGCGCGATCCCCAAGGACGGCCCGTCGGCGGGTGTCACGATGGTCACAGCGCTGGTGTCGATGGCCACCGGCCGCCAGGTCCGCTCCGACGTGGGCATGACCGGCGAGGTCACGCTGAACGGGCGGGTGTTGCCGATCGGTGGCGTCAAGCAGAAGCTGCTGGCCGCCCAACGTGCCGGTCTGTCAACGGTTTTCATCCCGTCCCGCAACGAGCCGGATCTGGATGACGTGCCGGCCGAGGTGCTCGAGGCGCTGACGGTCAAGCCGATGACCGACGTCGCCGAGATCGTCGCGCAGGCGCTGCAGCCCGTGGCCGACCCCGCGACCGTCGCCGCCTGA
- a CDS encoding CGNR zinc finger domain-containing protein, giving the protein MKFVYVSGRRCLDFAGTLKYRASAREELLTEPERLSAWAVQAGLVDAGMAVTADDLAAAIELREAIYRVVTARLEQRRLDVGDVDLISERAAQPRLTPRLDADGSISRDGTPEQLLATLAADVLDLLAGGDIDNVKGCAHVDCTRLYLDSSRAKNRHWCGMGTCGNKVKVQAFRARQRAAAGSA; this is encoded by the coding sequence ATGAAGTTCGTCTACGTGAGCGGTCGCCGGTGCCTCGACTTCGCCGGCACCCTGAAATACCGCGCGTCGGCGCGCGAGGAACTGCTCACGGAGCCCGAGCGGCTGTCGGCGTGGGCGGTTCAGGCGGGGCTGGTGGATGCGGGCATGGCGGTCACGGCGGACGACCTAGCGGCGGCAATCGAGCTGCGTGAAGCCATCTACCGGGTGGTCACCGCCCGCCTCGAGCAGCGTCGGCTCGACGTCGGAGATGTCGACCTGATCAGCGAACGCGCGGCGCAGCCCCGGCTCACGCCGCGGTTGGACGCCGACGGGTCGATCAGCCGCGACGGCACACCAGAGCAGCTGCTCGCCACCCTGGCCGCGGACGTACTGGACCTGCTGGCCGGAGGCGACATCGACAACGTCAAAGGCTGTGCCCACGTCGATTGCACGCGCCTCTATCTCGACTCGTCGCGGGCGAAAAACCGCCATTGGTGCGGGATGGGCACCTGCGGCAACAAGGTGAAGGTGCAGGCCTTCCGGGCCCGGCAGCGCGCCGCCGCCGGCTCGGCGTAG
- a CDS encoding alpha-hydroxy acid oxidase, protein MPVKRRVPKVHDLAPLIQFKRPELNRTKRRLDAALTIEDLRRIARRRTPKAAFDYTDGAAEDELSMQRARQAFRDIEFHPTILRDVSDVATGWDVLGKPVAWPFAIAPTGFTRLMHTEGEIAGARAAADVGIPFSLSTLGTAAIEDVAAAAPQGRKWFQLYMWRDRDRSMALVKRAADAGFDTLLATVDVPVSGARLRDNRNGMTIPPTLTLRTVLDAVPHPKWWFDLLTTEPLAFASLDRWSGTVGEYLSTMFDPSLTFDDLEWIKAAWPGKLVVKGIQTLDDARAVVDRGVDGLVLSNHGGRQLDRAPVPFHLLPVVSRELGKHTEILVDTGIMAGADIVAAVALGARCTLVGRAYLYGLMAGGEAGVRRAIQILQDGVTRTMRLLGVTCLEELSPKHVTQLRRLGPARLPD, encoded by the coding sequence ATGCCGGTCAAACGACGAGTGCCCAAGGTTCACGACCTGGCGCCGCTGATCCAGTTCAAACGACCCGAGCTCAACCGCACCAAGCGCCGCCTCGATGCCGCGCTGACCATCGAGGATCTGCGTCGCATCGCCAGGCGGCGCACCCCCAAGGCGGCCTTCGACTACACCGACGGCGCCGCCGAGGACGAGCTCTCGATGCAACGCGCCCGACAAGCCTTCCGCGACATCGAGTTTCACCCGACGATCCTGCGCGACGTCTCCGACGTGGCCACCGGATGGGACGTGTTGGGCAAACCGGTCGCGTGGCCGTTCGCGATCGCGCCAACCGGATTCACCCGGTTGATGCACACGGAGGGCGAGATCGCGGGCGCACGGGCGGCGGCCGACGTCGGGATCCCGTTCTCGTTGTCGACCCTGGGCACCGCGGCGATCGAGGACGTGGCCGCCGCTGCTCCGCAGGGCCGCAAGTGGTTTCAGCTGTACATGTGGCGTGATCGCGACCGGTCGATGGCGTTGGTCAAGCGTGCGGCCGACGCCGGATTCGACACGCTGTTGGCCACCGTCGACGTGCCGGTCTCGGGCGCACGATTGCGCGATAACCGCAACGGAATGACGATCCCGCCGACGCTGACGCTGCGCACCGTCCTGGACGCCGTGCCCCACCCGAAATGGTGGTTCGATCTGTTGACCACCGAGCCGCTGGCGTTCGCCTCATTGGACCGCTGGTCGGGCACCGTCGGCGAGTACCTGAGCACCATGTTCGACCCCAGCCTGACCTTCGACGACCTGGAGTGGATCAAGGCCGCCTGGCCGGGCAAGCTCGTCGTGAAGGGGATCCAGACCCTCGACGACGCCCGCGCCGTCGTCGATCGCGGCGTCGACGGCCTGGTGCTGTCCAATCATGGTGGCCGCCAACTAGACCGGGCCCCGGTGCCGTTTCATCTGCTGCCGGTGGTCTCGCGTGAGCTCGGCAAGCACACCGAGATCCTGGTGGACACCGGCATCATGGCCGGCGCCGACATCGTGGCGGCGGTGGCGCTGGGCGCCCGCTGCACGCTGGTCGGGCGGGCCTACCTCTACGGGCTGATGGCCGGTGGGGAGGCGGGTGTGCGGCGTGCGATCCAAATCCTGCAGGACGGGGTGACCCGGACGATGCGACTGCTGGGCGTGACGTGCCTCGAAGAGTTGTCCCCCAAACACGTGACGCAACTGCGGCGCTTGGGCCCGGCTCGGCTACCGGACTGA
- a CDS encoding DUF1810 domain-containing protein: MDSEPDPYELQRFVDAQAPVYRGVVEELRAGRKRSHWMWFVFPQLLGLGGSPMAVRYGISSLEEARAYLGHELLGPRLRECTRLVNQVQGRSVQEIFGSPDDLKLCSSMTLFARATDDNQDFLALLDKYYDGNQDQLTLARLIS; the protein is encoded by the coding sequence ATGGATTCCGAACCCGACCCTTACGAGCTGCAGCGTTTCGTCGACGCCCAGGCGCCGGTCTACCGCGGCGTCGTCGAGGAGCTGCGCGCGGGACGAAAACGCAGCCACTGGATGTGGTTCGTCTTTCCACAACTGCTCGGCCTGGGCGGCAGCCCGATGGCCGTCCGCTACGGCATCTCGTCGCTGGAGGAGGCCCGCGCCTATCTAGGGCATGAGCTGCTCGGGCCGCGACTGCGCGAGTGCACCCGGCTGGTCAACCAGGTGCAAGGCCGCTCCGTCCAGGAAATCTTCGGCTCGCCCGACGACCTCAAGCTGTGCTCGTCGATGACGCTGTTCGCCCGCGCCACCGACGACAATCAGGACTTCCTCGCGCTGCTGGACAAGTACTACGACGGCAACCAAGACCAGCTGACGCTGGCGCGGCTGATCAGCTGA
- a CDS encoding alpha-amylase family glycosyl hydrolase, which translates to MAASWVSHAIWWQVYPLGFVGAFPSDQPPGPDEHRLRRLADWFDHAIALGASGIALGPIFASRTHGYDTTDHYRIDPRLGDDTDFDHLVAEARGRGLRILLDGVFNHVGKDFSAAAGWFSGGTFEGHSELRALDHDNPDVVDYTVDVMSHWLERGADGWRLDAAYAVPQHFWAQVLPRVRERRPEAWFVGELIHGDYAAVVEAAGFDSATQYELWKATWSSLNDGNFYELDWGLQRHNEFLASFAPLTFIGNHDVTRIASQLERPEHLAHALVIQLTVGGVPSVYAGDEFGFLGVKEERYGGDDAVRPEFDSPPMQLDASGVQVWGLHQYLVGLRRRHPWLHAASTSKLRLDNRHYVYRTSHGDDALVVALNIDEAPLPLRLEELGVHRAEVLAGSAAPPQEVIEAVVVEPHGWRILRPVS; encoded by the coding sequence TTGGCCGCGTCGTGGGTTTCGCACGCGATCTGGTGGCAGGTCTACCCGCTGGGTTTCGTCGGCGCGTTCCCTAGCGACCAGCCGCCGGGGCCGGACGAACACCGGCTTCGGCGGCTGGCCGATTGGTTCGACCACGCCATCGCACTGGGCGCGTCGGGCATCGCGCTGGGACCGATCTTCGCGTCGCGCACCCACGGCTACGACACCACCGACCACTACCGCATCGATCCGCGACTTGGTGACGACACCGACTTCGACCACCTGGTCGCCGAGGCGCGCGGCAGGGGCCTGCGCATCCTGCTGGACGGCGTCTTCAACCACGTGGGCAAGGACTTCTCGGCCGCGGCCGGCTGGTTCAGCGGCGGTACGTTCGAGGGCCACTCCGAGCTGCGTGCGCTCGATCACGACAACCCCGACGTCGTCGACTACACGGTCGACGTCATGTCGCACTGGTTGGAACGCGGCGCCGACGGCTGGCGTCTGGACGCGGCCTACGCTGTGCCGCAACACTTCTGGGCGCAAGTGCTGCCGAGGGTTCGGGAGCGGCGCCCGGAGGCGTGGTTCGTCGGGGAGCTCATCCACGGCGACTACGCGGCGGTCGTCGAGGCCGCCGGCTTCGACTCGGCGACCCAGTACGAGCTGTGGAAAGCGACCTGGAGCAGCCTCAACGACGGCAACTTTTACGAGTTGGACTGGGGACTGCAGCGGCACAACGAGTTTCTGGCCAGTTTCGCGCCGCTGACCTTCATCGGCAATCACGACGTCACCCGCATCGCCAGCCAGTTGGAGCGTCCCGAGCATCTGGCCCACGCGCTGGTGATCCAGTTGACGGTCGGCGGGGTGCCGAGCGTCTACGCGGGTGACGAGTTCGGTTTCCTCGGCGTCAAGGAAGAGCGCTACGGCGGGGACGACGCGGTGCGGCCCGAATTTGACTCTCCCCCAATGCAATTAGATGCGTCCGGTGTCCAGGTTTGGGGCCTGCACCAGTATCTCGTTGGCCTTCGTCGCCGCCACCCGTGGCTGCACGCCGCGTCGACGTCAAAGTTGCGGCTGGACAACCGCCATTACGTCTACCGCACCAGCCACGGCGACGACGCCCTGGTGGTCGCGCTGAACATCGACGAGGCGCCGCTGCCGCTGAGGCTCGAGGAGCTGGGCGTTCACCGGGCGGAGGTGCTCGCCGGATCGGCGGCACCGCCTCAGGAGGTCATCGAGGCGGTGGTCGTGGAGCCGCACGGTTGGCGGATACTCAGGCCCGTCAGCTGA
- a CDS encoding carboxymuconolactone decarboxylase family protein, translating into MSIENLKEALPEYAKDLKLNLGSIARSTTLNEEQLWGSLLASAAATRNTRVLAEIGAEAADILSAEAYHAALAAASVMGMNNVFYRGRGFLEGAYDDLRAGLRMNVIANPGVDKANFELWSFAVSAINGCSHCVVAHEHTLREAGVDREAVLEALKVAAIVSGVAQAITAAETLAAVG; encoded by the coding sequence ATGAGCATCGAGAATCTCAAGGAAGCGCTGCCCGAGTACGCCAAGGACCTGAAGCTCAATCTGGGCTCGATCGCGCGCAGCACGACGCTGAACGAGGAGCAGCTCTGGGGCAGCCTGCTGGCGAGCGCCGCGGCGACGCGAAACACCCGGGTGCTGGCCGAAATCGGCGCCGAGGCGGCCGACATTCTCTCGGCCGAGGCGTACCACGCCGCGCTGGCCGCGGCGTCCGTGATGGGCATGAACAACGTGTTCTACCGTGGCCGCGGCTTTCTCGAAGGCGCCTATGACGACCTGCGGGCCGGACTGCGGATGAACGTCATCGCCAATCCGGGCGTGGACAAGGCCAATTTCGAACTGTGGTCGTTTGCGGTGTCGGCCATCAACGGGTGCTCGCACTGCGTGGTCGCGCACGAGCACACGCTGCGCGAGGCGGGCGTGGATCGGGAGGCCGTGCTGGAGGCGCTGAAGGTCGCGGCGATCGTTTCCGGTGTGGCGCAAGCCATCACCGCCGCCGAGACCCTGGCTGCGGTCGGCTGA
- a CDS encoding peroxiredoxin, translated as MSLLTIGEQFPAYRLTALIGGDLSKVDAQQPEDYFTTVSSDDHPGKWRVVFFWPKDFTFVCPTEIAAFGKLNDEFEDRDAQILGVSIDSEFVHFQWRAQHEDLKKLPFPMLSDIKRELVTATGVLNADGVADRVTFIVDPNNEIQFVSATAGSVGRNVDEVLRVLDALQSDELCACNWRKGDPTLNAGELLKKSA; from the coding sequence ATGTCTTTGCTCACCATCGGCGAGCAATTCCCCGCCTACCGGCTCACCGCGCTGATCGGCGGCGACCTGTCGAAGGTCGACGCGCAGCAACCCGAGGACTACTTCACCACCGTGTCCAGCGACGACCACCCGGGCAAGTGGCGCGTGGTGTTCTTCTGGCCGAAGGACTTCACCTTCGTGTGCCCGACCGAGATCGCCGCGTTCGGCAAGCTGAACGACGAGTTCGAAGACCGCGACGCGCAGATCCTCGGCGTGTCGATCGACAGCGAGTTCGTGCACTTCCAGTGGCGCGCACAGCACGAGGACCTCAAGAAGCTGCCCTTCCCGATGCTCTCGGACATCAAGCGCGAACTGGTCACAGCCACCGGCGTGCTCAACGCCGACGGCGTCGCCGACCGCGTGACCTTCATCGTCGACCCCAACAACGAGATCCAATTCGTCTCGGCGACCGCCGGATCCGTGGGGCGTAACGTCGACGAGGTGCTGCGGGTGCTGGACGCACTGCAATCCGACGAGCTGTGTGCCTGCAACTGGCGCAAGGGCGACCCGACGCTGAACGCCGGCGAGCTGCTCAAGAAGTCGGCGTGA
- a CDS encoding hydrogen peroxide-inducible genes activator — protein MTDKTFQPTLAGLRAFVAVAEKRHFGSAATTLGVSQSTLSQALAALETGLGSHLVERSTRRVDVTPEGVQLLPLAQAVIDAAEAFTAVAAGTSDPLQGSMRLGLIPTVAPYVLPAVLAGLAQRLPALTLRVVEDQTERLLASLRDGALDAALISLPAGTAHLTTIPIYDEDFLLALPPGHPLSGKHRVPVSALADLPLLLLDEGHCLRDQALDVCQKAGVQADLADTRAASLATAVQCVAGGLGATLIPQSAAPIEAARSRLGLAKFAAPRPGRRVGLVFRPSSARDEPYRRLAGIIGELIAAEQSVRLTR, from the coding sequence ATGACCGATAAGACTTTTCAGCCCACCCTTGCCGGGCTACGCGCGTTCGTCGCGGTGGCGGAGAAGCGGCATTTCGGCAGTGCCGCAACAACTCTGGGGGTCAGCCAATCCACGCTGTCGCAGGCGTTGGCCGCGCTGGAGACCGGCCTCGGCAGCCACCTCGTCGAGCGGTCCACCCGCCGGGTGGACGTGACGCCCGAGGGCGTGCAGCTGCTCCCGCTCGCCCAAGCTGTCATCGACGCGGCGGAGGCCTTCACCGCGGTGGCCGCGGGCACCTCGGATCCGCTGCAGGGCAGCATGCGGTTGGGTCTGATCCCCACCGTGGCGCCCTACGTCCTGCCGGCGGTGCTCGCCGGGCTCGCGCAGCGATTACCCGCGCTGACCCTGCGCGTGGTCGAGGATCAAACCGAGCGCCTGCTGGCGTCCCTGCGCGACGGGGCACTGGATGCCGCGCTGATCTCGCTGCCGGCCGGTACCGCCCACCTCACCACCATCCCGATCTACGACGAGGATTTCCTGCTCGCGCTGCCACCCGGACACCCGCTGTCGGGCAAGCACCGGGTGCCGGTCTCGGCGTTGGCGGACTTACCGCTGCTGTTGCTCGACGAGGGTCACTGCCTGCGCGATCAGGCCCTGGACGTCTGCCAGAAGGCCGGGGTGCAGGCCGACCTTGCCGACACCCGAGCGGCCTCGCTGGCGACGGCCGTGCAATGCGTGGCGGGCGGATTGGGGGCCACGCTGATCCCGCAGAGCGCGGCGCCCATCGAGGCGGCACGCAGCCGACTTGGGCTGGCCAAGTTTGCCGCACCCCGCCCCGGTCGGCGGGTCGGTCTGGTGTTCCGCCCGTCGAGTGCCCGCGACGAACCGTATCGGCGCCTCGCCGGCATCATCGGTGAGCTGATCGCCGCCGAACAATCCGTTCGCCTGACACGTTAA